The sequence below is a genomic window from Dyadobacter sp. CECT 9275.
CTCATTGATGTCGCCTTGAAAAACTGATTTGGCGGTAGTCAAAAGTTTTTTGAAATTAGCCCTTAGATTGTGCATTGTTAATATGGTTTGAAGCCCATAATAACTTACTGAAATTCAGAAAAAAATGCACATCTTTTCTTCCACAATTTCAACAGTACAACGAGTCATTACTATCTCAGCACCATCGGGTGGTTTACAGCCAGTGTCCGTCACGGGCTGTAGGAGGCCTTGTTTCTCTCCCATCAATGGTATACCTTAGCAAGGCACATACACGGTTTTACGTCAGGCGGGGTGAAGTGCAAACTTGGAGCTTGGTGCTTCGTATCAAGTTCAGTGCAGGTTGACAGTTTTGTGCTCCGAAACCCGCCCGAACGCAACGGCCGAAAACGTTATGCACAATTATAAACAACTACGCAAAATGAAATTAAAACTTATCACAACAGTAACAACCTTTTTATTCAGTTTGCCGATTTTTGCCCAGAACATTGATGTTCAAAAAATTGACAGTTTTGTCAGCCACATCGAAAACAGCAACAGAGGAATTGGAAGTGTTTCCATTTTCAAAGAAGGAAAAGAAGTTTACAACAGAAGTTTCGGACAATCAAAACTTGAAAATGTTCAATACAACGCTGAAACGAAATATCAAATTGGCTCAATAACCAAAATGATTACAGCAACTTTAATTTTTGAACTCATTGAAAATAGCAAGTTACGTTTGGACGATAAACTATCAAAGTTTTATCCTAATATTCCAAGTTCTGATAAAATTACAATCAAAAACTTATTAGAACACTCCAGCGGCTTAGGTGATTTTACGATGAAGAATGACAGCATATTTTGGCTAACCAAAAAAGTAAGCGAAAATGAAATTTTTGAAGAAATCATTGAACAAGGTGTCGCCTTTCAACCAAACGAAGGAATTGCCTATTCCAACTCGGGGTATTATGTATTAAGAAAAATTGTGGAGAAATTAAACAAGAAAGATTATGCCACAATCGTTGCAGAAAAAATTGCCAAACCTCTAAATCTTAAAAACTTCTCATCAATAACCCCAAAAACAAAAAATATATTTCTCTCTTATGGCTACAACGATAAATGGGAAAAAATTACAGACTTTGACTTTTCAAATGTTGTTGGGGTTGGAGATATTGTTTCTACAACAAAAGACCTAAACATCTTTTTGTATAATTTATTTCAACTCAAAATACTAAAAAAAGAGAGTGTCGAGCAAATGAAATCCGACTATACTCAAAAAGAAGCTTTTGGAAGAGGGTTTATGTTTATTTCTTTTTACGAAAATGTTTTTTATGGACACGGTGGAGACACCTACGGTACACATTCCTTAGTTTCTTACAACGACAAAGACAATTTAGGATTAGCTTTTGCTATTAACGGAGAACGCTTTCCACACAACGATTTTGCAATAGGAATTTTTAGTATCATTTACGGCAAAGATTATGAATTTCCAATTTTCAATACAATTAGCCTTAAATCAGAAGATTTAAACAAGTTTTTAGGAACATATTCGAGTCCAAATTTCCCTTTAAAAATATCAATTACAAAAGAGGGAAATACGCTGAAAGGACAAGGAACAGGACAACCTGCATTTATTTTAGAAGCCTTTGAAACAAACAAATTCAAATTTGACCAAGCAAGGTTACAACTTGAATTTCTTCCCGAAGAAAACAAAATGATACTAAATCAAGGCGGTATGAAAGTTGAAATGAATAAAGAATAACTGTGCATAACAGCCGTTTTGCAAAATCGGGGGTTTCTTGCTTCTATGAAAGTGAAGTGCTAAATTCAATTTTCGTGCATCTAATGAAATTGAGTGCTAAAAATCCCCGCCTTCGCAAGGCGGCAAACCGTCATCGGTCATTGTAGCGACACAGACACAATTAAACAGACAAAAAAATAAGTAAAAACTAAATTTTCAATTATGACAGAAACTAAAAAGAACCTGTTGTGCGGTTAACGAAGCAGCGCATGTTTGATTCGCCCAAGCGGCTTGTTCGCCAGTGAGTTGATTGCTTTCAAAATTGAAACGGATGCTCTTTTGGCTACAATTCTGGCAAATAGTCCATCTAATGTCTTCGAGTAATTCCGTTTCAGTAGTTGTTGGTCGCAGAGTTGCGAGAAAAGCGTTTCGATTATCTTGAGCGTTTTTCGTATCCGACAGGTTGCCTCTTGCGAGCGAAAAAGGCCCTAATATGGCCCGGATACTTGCATAAACAACAATCCGGGCCTACCTTAGCAGCGTGAAAAAGCTGATGATACATATCATGTTATGGGTAATGATTCTGGATACGACTTCGTTGTACCAGATTTTCAAAATCCCTTCACTGGTCACCCATTTCGTTGAGCACAAGGCGCTCAACCAGGAAATTAGTTTCATGGATTTCCTCTCCATGCACTACTGGGGTGAGGATATCAACGACAATGACGATGAAAAGGACATGCAACTGCCCTTTAAAAAATTTGAAATTCAGCACACCAGTCTCGATTTCTTCCCTTGTATCAGTTCTTTCCAATTCAAAAGTCCCGGATGGCCGGTGAAAGTTAACTATGGCCCCGAAAGACCGCAGGGACATTATAATGCTGCACTAGGCTCACTCTTCCGCCCGCCGCAAGCCTGAAACATGACATATATACAGGACTCCCGCGTCCTGTCCGCTATGCGTGCATCTGCCTGATGCGCGCATAGACATTTGCCATGTATATACAAAATTCATCATGTTAGATAAGATCATTCAATTTTCAGTTAGAAATAAACTGGCGATTGGGATATTCATGCTGCTGTGGGTTGCCTACGGCGTATTTGAAGTTACCCGGTTGCCAATTGATGCCGTACCCGATATTACCAATAACCAGGTACAGGTGATCACCACCGCCCCTGCCCTCGGGGCAGAGGACGTAGAACGACTCATTACTTTTCCTATTGAACAGGCCATTAGTAATATTCCGGGACTTCAGGAAAGCCGTAGCATGTCGCGCTTCGGATTATCGCTCATTTCCATAGTCTTTGACGACAAAGCAGATATTTACTGGGCACGCCAGCAGGTTACCGAGCGGCTTGCCCAGGTTGAAATGAACGAAAATGCCAGC
It includes:
- a CDS encoding serine hydrolase domain-containing protein; its protein translation is MKLKLITTVTTFLFSLPIFAQNIDVQKIDSFVSHIENSNRGIGSVSIFKEGKEVYNRSFGQSKLENVQYNAETKYQIGSITKMITATLIFELIENSKLRLDDKLSKFYPNIPSSDKITIKNLLEHSSGLGDFTMKNDSIFWLTKKVSENEIFEEIIEQGVAFQPNEGIAYSNSGYYVLRKIVEKLNKKDYATIVAEKIAKPLNLKNFSSITPKTKNIFLSYGYNDKWEKITDFDFSNVVGVGDIVSTTKDLNIFLYNLFQLKILKKESVEQMKSDYTQKEAFGRGFMFISFYENVFYGHGGDTYGTHSLVSYNDKDNLGLAFAINGERFPHNDFAIGIFSIIYGKDYEFPIFNTISLKSEDLNKFLGTYSSPNFPLKISITKEGNTLKGQGTGQPAFILEAFETNKFKFDQARLQLEFLPEENKMILNQGGMKVEMNKE